The following coding sequences lie in one Thermoanaerobaculia bacterium genomic window:
- a CDS encoding heavy metal translocating P-type ATPase: MSTCFHCGLPQPAGATWSFVLDGEARPLCCAGCEAVARAIVASGGGDYYRLRTELPPQGRELVPDFLGQLAVYDHPAVQRTMVRDSGDLKEAALLLEDLSCAACVWLAERSVGGLAGVREFSINYATRRALVRWDPATASLSRVLQAIAAIGFTAHPYDRERAQEVLARERRDRLLRFLVAGALGMQVMTLAVALYAGAFSGMEEPFRKFFRWTSLLLTAPVLLYSARPFFAGAFKDLSHARVGMDVPVALGLTLAYFGSVWATLADRGEVYFDSVVMFVFLLLGARVLELVARERAVREQESVVRSVPATARRLAPEAAGGGETIVATVELAVGDRVRILPGESVPADGVIEDGLSSLDEALLTGESVPVARAAGERVIGGAVNVESPLVVRVTAVGEGTVLQALLGLVEQALAAKPEISRVADRTAQWFVRRILVLAAGVGLYWAWADPERVLPTVIAVLVVSCPCALSLATPVALAAASGALARRGLLATRGHAIETLGRADLFVFDKTGTLTTGKLRVDEVVPQAPWSAAEILGIAAALERGSEHPIAGAIASASAVANGGVIATSLVALRDLRDLRNVPGRGLTATVEGERVALGSPGFVADQLGLALPPEIAALAARERTMVVLAGESGVRGAILLDDSLRPESPALVAELRRAGKRVLLLSGDEPGAVRRIAAAAGIDEWEGGASPERKVERVRELTASGAVVAMVGDGVNDAAALAAAPVSVAMGSGAFLAAATADAVLLSNRPQDLGFAVRHAALAIRRVKQNFALAFGYNLIVIPLAAMGRIPPWAAAIGMSASSAMVVLNALRLRSTADDAGSRRAA; this comes from the coding sequence GTGTCGACCTGCTTCCACTGTGGCCTGCCCCAGCCCGCTGGCGCGACCTGGAGCTTCGTGCTCGACGGGGAGGCGCGGCCGCTCTGCTGTGCCGGCTGCGAGGCCGTGGCGCGTGCCATCGTGGCGAGCGGCGGGGGCGACTACTACCGCCTGCGCACGGAGCTCCCGCCCCAGGGGCGCGAGCTCGTGCCGGACTTTCTCGGCCAGTTGGCGGTCTACGACCACCCGGCCGTCCAGCGCACGATGGTGCGCGACTCGGGCGACCTCAAGGAGGCGGCGCTCCTGCTCGAGGACCTCTCCTGCGCCGCCTGCGTCTGGCTCGCCGAGAGGAGCGTCGGCGGGCTCGCCGGCGTGCGCGAGTTCTCGATCAACTACGCCACCCGCCGCGCCCTGGTGCGCTGGGATCCGGCGACGGCGAGCCTGTCGCGCGTCCTCCAGGCGATCGCCGCGATCGGTTTCACCGCCCACCCGTACGACCGCGAGCGCGCCCAGGAGGTGCTGGCGCGCGAACGCCGCGACCGCCTGCTGCGCTTCCTGGTCGCCGGGGCGCTCGGCATGCAGGTGATGACCCTCGCGGTGGCGCTCTATGCCGGCGCTTTCTCCGGCATGGAGGAGCCGTTCCGCAAGTTCTTCCGCTGGACGAGCCTGCTGCTCACCGCGCCGGTGCTGCTCTACTCGGCGCGGCCGTTCTTCGCCGGGGCGTTTAAGGACCTGAGCCACGCCCGCGTCGGCATGGACGTGCCGGTCGCGCTCGGACTGACGCTCGCCTATTTCGGCAGCGTCTGGGCGACGCTCGCCGACCGCGGTGAGGTCTACTTCGACTCGGTCGTCATGTTCGTCTTCCTGCTGCTCGGGGCCCGCGTGCTCGAGCTCGTGGCGCGCGAGCGCGCCGTGCGCGAGCAGGAGTCGGTGGTGCGCAGCGTCCCGGCAACTGCGCGCCGGCTGGCTCCCGAGGCCGCGGGTGGTGGCGAGACGATCGTCGCCACGGTCGAGCTCGCGGTGGGGGACCGTGTGCGGATTCTCCCCGGCGAGAGCGTGCCGGCCGACGGCGTCATCGAGGACGGACTGTCGTCGCTCGACGAGGCGCTGCTCACTGGCGAGAGCGTGCCGGTGGCGCGCGCGGCAGGGGAGCGCGTCATCGGCGGCGCGGTCAACGTCGAAAGCCCGCTCGTCGTTCGGGTCACGGCGGTCGGCGAGGGGACGGTGCTTCAGGCGCTGCTGGGGCTCGTCGAGCAGGCGCTCGCCGCGAAGCCCGAGATCTCGCGCGTCGCCGACCGCACCGCGCAGTGGTTCGTGCGCCGCATCCTGGTGCTCGCAGCGGGCGTCGGCCTCTACTGGGCCTGGGCCGACCCGGAACGGGTCCTGCCGACCGTCATCGCGGTGCTCGTCGTCTCCTGCCCGTGCGCGCTCTCGCTGGCGACCCCGGTGGCGCTCGCCGCGGCGAGCGGGGCGCTGGCGCGACGCGGGCTTCTCGCGACCCGTGGTCACGCCATCGAGACCCTCGGCCGCGCCGACCTCTTCGTCTTCGACAAGACCGGCACGCTGACCACGGGAAAGCTCCGGGTGGATGAGGTCGTGCCGCAGGCGCCGTGGAGCGCCGCCGAGATTCTCGGGATCGCCGCGGCGCTCGAGCGCGGCTCCGAGCATCCGATCGCCGGCGCGATCGCGAGCGCGAGTGCAGTGGCGAACGGCGGCGTGATCGCCACCTCTCTCGTCGCCCTCCGTGATCTCCGCGATCTCCGAAATGTCCCCGGCCGCGGGTTGACGGCGACTGTGGAAGGGGAGCGCGTCGCGCTCGGCTCGCCGGGCTTCGTCGCCGACCAGCTGGGTCTCGCCTTGCCGCCGGAGATCGCCGCGCTCGCCGCCCGCGAACGGACGATGGTGGTCCTCGCCGGCGAGTCGGGGGTGCGCGGCGCGATCCTGCTCGACGACTCGCTGCGACCCGAGAGCCCCGCGCTGGTCGCCGAGCTGCGCCGCGCGGGCAAGCGCGTGCTGCTCCTTTCGGGCGACGAACCCGGAGCGGTGCGCCGGATCGCCGCCGCCGCCGGCATCGACGAGTGGGAAGGGGGCGCCTCCCCCGAGCGCAAGGTGGAGCGGGTGCGCGAGCTCACGGCCTCCGGTGCGGTGGTCGCGATGGTCGGCGACGGCGTCAACGACGCCGCGGCGCTCGCCGCGGCTCCGGTCTCGGTGGCGATGGGGAGCGGCGCCTTCCTTGCGGCGGCGACCGCCGACGCCGTGCTGCTGTCGAACCGGCCGCAGGATCTGGGCTTCGCGGTCCGCCACGCGGCGCTCGCGATCCGCCGGGTGAAGCAGAACTTCGCCCTCGCCTTCGGTTACAACCTGATCGTCATCCCGCTCGCCGCCATGGGCCGCATTCCACCCTGGGCGGCCGCCATCGGCATGTCGGCGAGCTCGGCAATGGTGGTCCTGAACGCCCTGCGTCTGCGCTCGACGGCCGACGACGCCGGTTCCCGGAGGGCCGCCTGA